One Helianthus annuus cultivar XRQ/B chromosome 12, HanXRQr2.0-SUNRISE, whole genome shotgun sequence genomic region harbors:
- the LOC110894096 gene encoding ribonucleoside-diphosphate reductase small chain A: MGSLKNETEHLNGEEEEPILLEQNQRFCMFPVRYNQLWEMYKKAQASFWTAEEVDLSLDVQQWQNLTESEKQFISHILAFFAASDGIVLENLAARFLNDVQIPEARAFYGFQIAMENVHSEMYSLLLETFVKDSKEKYRLFNAIENIPCIARKAQWALNWIKSSNSFAERLVAFACVEGIFFSGSFCSIFWLKKRGLMPGLTFSNELISRDEGLHCDFACLLYSLLQKQLPLEKVDEIVHEAVEIETEFVCESLPCALIGMNATLMSQYIKFVADRLLVSLGCQKKYNVENPFDWMEFISLQGKANFFERRVGDYQKASVMSNLQDSAQNFVFKLDADF, from the exons ATGGGTTCTTTGAAGAACGAAACAGAGCATCTAAAtggagaagaagaagaaccaaTTTTATTGGAGCAAAACCAGAGGTTTTGTATGTTTCCAGTTAGATACAATCAACTTTGGGAGATGTATAAGAAAGCACAAGCCAGTTTCTGGACTG CTGAGGAGGTTGATCTCTCTTTGGATGTACAACAATGGCAAAATTTGACCGAATCCGAGAAGCAATTTATAAGCCATATTTTAGCCTTTTTTGCTGCATCAGATGGAATTGTTTTGGAAAATCTCGCTGCAAGATTTTTAAACGACGTTCAAATACCCGAg GCTCGAGCATTTTACGGGTTTCAAATTGCAATGGAGAATGTACACTCCG aAATGTATAGCTTACTTCTGGAAACATTCGTTAAGGATTCAAAGGAAAAGTACAGATTGTTTAATGCAATTGAAAACATTCCTTGTATTGCAAGAAAGGCCCAATGGGCTTTAAACTGGATTAAAAG CTCCAATTCATTTGCTGAAAGACTCGTCGCCTTTGCATGTGTCGAAGGAATATTTTTCTCAGGAAG cTTTTGCTCAATTTTTTGGCTAAAGAAGAGAGGATTAATGCCAGGGTTGACTTTCTCAAATGAACTTATATCCAGAGACGAGGGTCTACATTGTGACTTTGCTTGTCTGCTCTACAG TTTATTACAAAAGCAGCTTCCTTTGGAAAAGGTCGATGAAATAGTGCACGAAGCAGTTGAAATAGAGACCGAATTCGTTTGTGAGTCGCTTCCATGCGCGCTTATTGGCATGAACGCGACACTCATGAGCCAATACATAAAGTTTGTTGCTGACCGCCTCTTG GTTTCATTGGGCTGTCAAAAGAAATACAATGTAGAAAACCCGTTCGATTGGATGGAGTTCATTTCACTTCA AGGAAAAGCAAACTTCTTTGAGAGGAGAGTGGGTGATTATCAAAAGGCTTCTGTTATGTCAAACCTTCAAGACTCTGCCCAGAACTTTGTCTTCAAATTGGATGCAGATTTTTAG